In Candidatus Cloacimonadota bacterium, a single genomic region encodes these proteins:
- a CDS encoding Smr/MutS family protein, whose protein sequence is MNAPELYADLEYARLAEQVAALCHSQLGKDLAAGLAPLSERRVIEASLRLVGELQECLEHGLEKDLSDLADLGPLFREPQYSLFAYEEFRLVWLNARLASGIAASASALESFPTLRRLWLKVTALDWICERFDRVFDPEGEVLDSASPELARIRKRQASLQRGIMKTMQGMLGDPRLEGYLQDKFITRRDDRYVLPVRESAAPYVPGIVQSQSGSGSTLFIEPQSVVPLNNELQLLKQEEKREIFRIFSEFTAQIKDQEKTLLANQEAMAALDFRSACARLCRFLKAEVPRIVEQPVLKLRSARHPLLILRLGRPAEVVPFDLELGQEAAIVLLSGPNTGGKTVLMKAAGLLTLMALSGLPIPADADSEIGLFSQVFADIGDDQSIENALSTFSSHVSKIGRMLAQADANSLVLIDEIGAATDPQQGSALAQAILERFTDLGCKAIVTTHYTALKIFAETHPACLNASMQFDLNSLTPTFRFAPGIPGDSFAIEVASSLGLLPELIDRAKTLSGSQNLEFTELLKKMQAEKKALGRASYEYQLKTRNLEAKLKELEGREGALEAELKQRKQKFIKELQGELIAQQKLYQQEQDSLRKLDRDERKALSERKLHEISGRLQDIREELAAAGTGNQPKARDPRPGDRVWLASFETEAILLEIRDGSASVDMNGISFRVPAESLYQAPDRPRDRDPQPLPTTHATYRAATELKLLGLTFDEARPLIDEFLDNATLAGLHSLRIVHGKGTGALRGKVRDYLQRKKTVLSLDTPVPAEGGSGVTLVKI, encoded by the coding sequence ATGAACGCCCCGGAGCTATACGCGGACCTGGAATACGCCCGGCTGGCGGAACAGGTGGCCGCGCTCTGCCACAGCCAGCTGGGAAAGGACCTCGCCGCCGGCCTTGCCCCCCTGTCCGAAAGGAGGGTCATCGAGGCCTCGCTGCGCCTGGTGGGTGAGCTTCAGGAATGTCTGGAACACGGCCTGGAAAAGGACCTCAGCGATCTGGCCGACCTCGGCCCCCTCTTCCGCGAACCCCAATATTCCCTCTTTGCCTACGAGGAATTCCGCCTCGTCTGGCTCAACGCCCGCCTGGCCAGCGGGATCGCCGCCTCCGCCTCAGCCCTGGAATCCTTCCCCACCCTGCGCCGCCTCTGGCTGAAGGTCACCGCCCTGGACTGGATCTGCGAGCGCTTCGACCGCGTGTTCGATCCCGAGGGCGAGGTGCTGGATTCCGCGTCGCCGGAACTGGCCCGCATCCGCAAACGCCAGGCCTCCCTTCAGCGCGGGATTATGAAGACCATGCAGGGGATGCTGGGCGATCCCCGCCTCGAGGGCTATCTCCAGGACAAATTCATCACCCGCCGCGACGACCGCTATGTCCTCCCCGTGCGCGAAAGCGCCGCCCCTTACGTGCCCGGGATCGTGCAAAGCCAAAGCGGCAGCGGCTCCACCCTCTTCATCGAGCCCCAGTCCGTGGTGCCGCTGAACAACGAACTCCAGCTGCTGAAGCAGGAGGAAAAGCGCGAGATCTTCCGCATCTTCAGCGAATTCACCGCCCAGATAAAGGACCAGGAGAAGACCCTGCTGGCCAATCAGGAGGCGATGGCCGCCCTGGATTTCCGCTCTGCCTGCGCCAGATTGTGCCGCTTTCTGAAGGCCGAAGTGCCCCGGATAGTGGAACAGCCTGTCCTGAAGCTGCGCTCGGCCCGCCATCCCCTGCTCATCCTGCGTCTCGGCCGGCCCGCGGAAGTGGTGCCCTTCGATCTTGAGCTCGGCCAGGAAGCCGCCATCGTGCTGCTCAGCGGCCCCAACACCGGCGGCAAGACCGTGCTGATGAAAGCCGCCGGTCTGCTCACCCTGATGGCCCTCTCCGGCCTGCCCATCCCCGCGGATGCCGACAGCGAGATCGGCCTCTTCAGCCAGGTTTTTGCCGACATCGGCGACGACCAGAGCATCGAAAACGCCCTCTCCACCTTCAGTTCCCACGTGAGCAAGATCGGCCGGATGCTCGCCCAGGCGGATGCCAACAGCCTGGTGCTCATCGACGAGATCGGCGCCGCCACCGACCCCCAGCAGGGGTCCGCCCTCGCCCAGGCCATCCTGGAACGCTTCACGGACCTCGGCTGCAAGGCCATCGTCACCACCCACTACACCGCCCTCAAGATCTTCGCCGAAACCCATCCCGCCTGCCTCAACGCCTCCATGCAGTTCGACCTGAACAGCCTCACCCCCACTTTCCGCTTCGCCCCCGGGATCCCCGGCGACAGCTTCGCCATCGAGGTGGCCTCCTCCCTGGGCCTGCTCCCGGAGCTCATCGACCGCGCCAAAACCCTCAGCGGCAGCCAAAACCTCGAATTCACCGAACTCCTGAAGAAGATGCAGGCCGAAAAGAAGGCCCTCGGCCGCGCCTCCTACGAATATCAGCTCAAAACCCGCAACCTCGAGGCCAAACTGAAGGAACTGGAAGGCCGCGAAGGCGCCCTCGAAGCCGAGCTCAAACAGCGCAAACAGAAGTTCATCAAAGAGCTCCAGGGCGAGCTCATCGCCCAGCAAAAGCTTTACCAGCAGGAACAGGACAGCCTCCGCAAACTCGACCGGGATGAACGCAAAGCCCTTTCGGAAAGGAAATTGCATGAGATCTCCGGCAGATTGCAGGACATCCGCGAGGAACTGGCCGCGGCCGGAACCGGCAACCAGCCCAAAGCCCGCGACCCCCGGCCCGGAGACCGCGTCTGGCTGGCCAGTTTCGAAACCGAGGCCATCCTCCTGGAGATCCGCGACGGCAGCGCCAGCGTGGACATGAACGGCATCAGTTTCCGGGTGCCGGCGGAAAGCCTTTACCAGGCGCCCGACCGCCCCCGCGACCGGGATCCCCAGCCTCTGCCCACCACTCACGCCACCTACAGGGCCGCCACCGAGCTCAAGCTCCTCGGCCTCACTTTCGATGAGGCCCGGCCCCTGATCGACGAGTTTTTGGACAACGCCACCCTCGCCGGCCTCCACAGCCTCCGGATCGTCCATGGCAAAGGCACCGGCGCCCTCAGGGGCAAGGTGCGCGACTATCTGCAAAGGAAAAAAACGGTGCTCTCGCTCGACACGCCCGTCCCCGCCGAGGGCGGCAGCGGGGTCACCCTGGTGAAGATCTAG
- the dnaG gene encoding DNA primase, translated as MDNSLIEQVRRANDIVDVIQGYLPLKHAGANWRGICPFHQDTNPSLNVSPSRQIFKCFACGKAGNVFTFVQEYEKLTFFEALKKLAARAGITIPESDRTKTVSTKRDQLLQVYTTARDFYAENLFKHGQKVLDYLQKRSFSPATAKSLELGFALASEKALLNHLLKEGHSVSLLKESGLFGNYSGNLVDFFRGRLMFPIHNNIGEVIAFGGRVLEEGAPGGKYVNTAGTELYTKGRELYGLFKTKYEISKAENVLISEGYFDFLRLYEAGFLNSVASLGTALTDDQVWLLTRYATRANLLYDGDAAGIKSAVRAALLCLSKGLEAHIVELPKQHDPDSFILAEGPDALRERIAAARSVIRFLAETPSKTPAGERVDTILDAVRALKDPVRRELLARDIAEAFGISSRAVFSKLRRTTAAPEEPARLYTVPTLEEHAEERHLLILALQDPESFNLLAETLTPDYFVNRSYRELFKYLAAHVAADAVAEPAKLLDNIENKDLRDLLADFLFADLQDMRFSDVLSQVRMRKLQRDMLELDRKILADPADLSLLAEKKKLSQAFNRLTKKVVRGLLT; from the coding sequence ATGGATAACAGCCTCATCGAACAGGTCCGCCGCGCCAACGACATCGTTGACGTGATCCAGGGCTATCTGCCCCTCAAACACGCGGGCGCCAACTGGCGCGGGATCTGCCCTTTCCATCAGGATACCAACCCCTCCCTGAACGTGAGCCCCTCCCGCCAGATCTTCAAATGTTTCGCCTGCGGCAAAGCCGGAAACGTCTTCACCTTCGTGCAGGAATACGAAAAGCTCACTTTCTTCGAAGCGCTTAAAAAACTCGCCGCCCGCGCCGGGATCACCATTCCGGAATCCGACCGCACCAAAACCGTCTCCACCAAGCGCGACCAGCTGCTCCAGGTTTACACCACCGCCCGGGATTTCTACGCGGAAAACCTCTTCAAACACGGCCAGAAGGTGCTGGATTACCTCCAGAAACGCTCTTTCAGCCCCGCCACGGCCAAGTCCCTCGAGCTCGGCTTCGCCCTCGCCAGCGAAAAAGCCCTGCTCAACCACCTCCTCAAGGAAGGCCATTCCGTCTCGCTGCTCAAGGAATCCGGCCTCTTCGGCAACTATTCCGGAAACCTGGTGGATTTCTTCCGCGGACGCCTGATGTTTCCCATCCACAACAACATCGGCGAGGTGATCGCCTTCGGGGGACGCGTGCTGGAGGAGGGCGCCCCCGGCGGCAAATACGTGAACACCGCCGGCACCGAGCTCTACACCAAGGGCCGCGAACTCTACGGCCTCTTCAAGACCAAATACGAGATCTCCAAGGCCGAAAACGTGCTCATCAGCGAGGGCTATTTCGACTTCCTGCGGCTCTACGAGGCCGGCTTCCTCAATTCCGTGGCCTCCCTCGGCACCGCCCTCACCGACGACCAGGTCTGGCTGCTAACCCGCTATGCCACCCGTGCCAATTTGCTTTACGACGGCGACGCCGCCGGCATCAAGAGCGCCGTCCGCGCCGCCCTGCTCTGCCTCTCCAAAGGGCTCGAGGCCCACATCGTGGAACTGCCCAAACAGCACGATCCGGACAGCTTCATCCTCGCCGAAGGCCCGGACGCCCTTCGGGAAAGGATCGCCGCCGCCCGCAGCGTGATCCGCTTCCTGGCCGAAACCCCCTCCAAAACCCCCGCCGGCGAACGCGTCGACACCATCCTGGACGCCGTCCGCGCCCTCAAGGACCCCGTCCGCCGCGAACTGCTGGCCCGCGACATCGCGGAAGCCTTCGGCATCTCCAGCCGCGCCGTCTTCTCCAAGCTCCGCCGCACCACCGCCGCCCCCGAGGAACCCGCCCGGCTCTACACCGTGCCCACCCTCGAGGAACACGCCGAGGAGCGCCATCTGCTCATCCTCGCCCTCCAGGACCCCGAATCGTTCAATTTACTTGCCGAAACCCTTACACCGGATTATTTTGTGAATAGATCTTACCGCGAGCTCTTCAAATATCTGGCCGCCCACGTGGCCGCGGATGCCGTTGCCGAGCCCGCCAAACTTTTGGATAACATTGAAAATAAGGATTTAAGGGACCTCTTGGCAGACTTTCTCTTCGCCGACCTGCAGGACATGCGCTTCAGCGACGTCCTGAGCCAGGTGCGGATGCGCAAGCTCCAGCGCGACATGCTGGAACTCGACCGCAAGATCCTGGCCGACCCGGCCGACCTCTCTCTCCTCGCGGAGAAGAAAAAGCTCTCCCAAGCCTTCAACCGCCTCACTAAAAAAGTGGTGCGCGGCCTTCTCACCTGA
- a CDS encoding CvpA family protein: protein MGIIDWLILIGLALAAFQGFRRGLAATLVRIGAAIAIFLLIGQVFPLLKNGLIENLKLGLVPATLLAALLIIVAVAVLVGIINHIFKKVLKATRLSGLNKFLGLIFGFLNGLVAVIVLMVLLDYAPKLSTPLKDGAKHPVYAAVDTFKEDLFTTLKFGERDRFQQIKAKLKKEDNQPQKTQ from the coding sequence CATCCTGATCGGGCTGGCCCTGGCGGCCTTTCAGGGCTTTCGCAGGGGCCTGGCGGCCACGCTGGTCCGCATCGGCGCGGCCATCGCGATCTTTCTGCTCATCGGGCAGGTTTTTCCGTTGCTGAAAAACGGCCTGATCGAAAACCTCAAGCTGGGCCTGGTTCCGGCCACCCTGCTGGCCGCGCTGCTGATCATCGTGGCGGTGGCGGTGCTGGTGGGCATCATCAACCACATCTTCAAGAAAGTCCTCAAGGCCACCCGGCTTTCTGGCCTGAACAAGTTTCTGGGCCTGATCTTCGGCTTCCTGAACGGGCTGGTGGCGGTGATCGTGCTGATGGTGCTGCTGGACTACGCCCCGAAGCTCTCCACTCCCCTCAAGGACGGCGCCAAACACCCTGTTTACGCCGCCGTGGACACCTTCAAGGAAGATCTCTTCACCACCCTCAAGTTTGGGGAACGCGACCGCTTCCAGCAGATCAAGGCGAAGCTCAAAAAGGAAGACAACCAGCCCCAGAAGACGCAATGA